The following are encoded in a window of Risungbinella massiliensis genomic DNA:
- a CDS encoding ribonucleoside-diphosphate reductase subunit alpha, with protein MSKVEELVKRTAYDALVREICSDYDQCNADDLLLEAEFQLRENMDDSEVLQAIIQVAVEKTSVEEPDWQFVAAHLLAFQLYQQAASNRGYEVDKKYGDLATLIQQLTAQKLYGTYLLQHYSLDDIRELQTYIRPERDKLFNYIGLKVLADRYIVRDFENRVMELPQERFMIIAMHLAQKEKNHVAWAKKFYDVLSRLELTVATPTLSNAGKPLHQLSSCFIDTVDDSLWSIYQTNSNTAQVSKFGGGVGIYLGKVRSKGSKIRGHKGASGGVIPWIRNYNNTAVAVDQLGVRRGAFAIYLDVWHADILDFLNLKTNNGDDRLKAHDIFPGICIPDLFMEKVKQRDNWFLFDPHEVREVMGYSLEDSFGAEFERRYQECVEHPNIEKTVIPAIEIMKRVMVSAFETGTPFVFFRDTVNEANPNKHKGMIYSSNLCTEICQNMSPTEIISEELEDGVIITKQKPGDFVVCNLSSINLGRVHTYEDISRVVPVQMRMLDNVIDLNIYPVKQAEQTNKRYRAVGLGTSGYHQYLAQHKIMWESEEHVEEADKLFEELAYQAIKSSMEIAKEKGHYPLFSGSEWETGEYFERRGYQSDRWKELQRDVAEFGMRNAWVFAVAPTGSTSLIAGSTAGIDPVYAKYFVEEKRGASIPQTAPNLSAETTWYYKESHLIDQTWSIRAGGKRQRHIDQSQSLNLYITPETNSREFLQLYIEAWENGLKTIYYVRNQSVDVEDCVSCSS; from the coding sequence ATGTCTAAAGTGGAAGAGTTGGTGAAACGTACAGCCTATGATGCTCTTGTACGAGAGATCTGTTCTGATTACGACCAATGTAATGCAGACGACTTATTATTAGAAGCTGAATTCCAATTACGTGAAAATATGGATGATTCAGAAGTATTGCAAGCGATTATTCAAGTAGCGGTAGAGAAAACGAGTGTAGAAGAACCAGACTGGCAGTTTGTCGCTGCTCATCTTCTCGCGTTTCAGCTTTATCAACAGGCAGCGTCGAATCGTGGGTACGAGGTGGACAAAAAGTATGGAGATCTTGCTACCTTGATTCAGCAATTAACCGCTCAAAAGCTTTATGGAACTTATTTATTACAACATTACTCTCTAGATGATATCCGAGAATTACAAACATACATCCGTCCGGAGCGAGACAAACTTTTTAACTACATAGGCTTAAAAGTGTTAGCCGATCGCTATATTGTACGGGATTTTGAAAACCGTGTAATGGAGTTACCGCAAGAGCGTTTTATGATCATTGCGATGCATTTAGCCCAAAAAGAAAAGAATCATGTTGCATGGGCAAAGAAGTTTTATGATGTCCTTTCTCGATTGGAGTTAACAGTTGCAACCCCAACTCTCTCCAATGCAGGTAAGCCACTTCATCAACTTTCTTCCTGCTTTATCGATACAGTCGATGACTCTCTATGGTCGATCTATCAGACCAACTCCAATACGGCTCAGGTTTCCAAATTTGGTGGTGGTGTAGGGATTTATCTAGGAAAAGTACGCTCCAAAGGGTCCAAAATCCGTGGTCACAAAGGGGCTTCAGGTGGGGTTATTCCATGGATTCGCAACTATAACAATACAGCAGTGGCTGTGGATCAGTTAGGAGTTCGTCGTGGGGCATTTGCCATTTACCTCGATGTTTGGCATGCAGATATCCTCGATTTCCTCAACTTGAAGACCAATAACGGAGATGATCGCCTAAAAGCTCACGATATTTTCCCTGGTATCTGTATCCCAGACCTGTTCATGGAAAAAGTGAAACAACGGGATAACTGGTTCCTCTTTGATCCACATGAGGTACGAGAGGTAATGGGGTATTCTCTAGAAGATTCCTTTGGTGCAGAGTTTGAGCGTCGTTATCAAGAGTGTGTGGAACACCCAAATATCGAAAAAACCGTGATCCCAGCGATCGAGATTATGAAACGTGTGATGGTAAGTGCGTTTGAGACAGGTACTCCTTTTGTTTTCTTCCGAGATACAGTAAACGAGGCAAACCCAAACAAGCATAAAGGGATGATCTATTCTTCTAATTTGTGCACAGAAATCTGCCAGAACATGTCTCCAACAGAGATTATCAGTGAAGAGTTAGAAGATGGTGTGATCATTACCAAGCAAAAACCAGGGGATTTCGTAGTGTGTAATCTATCTAGTATCAATCTAGGTCGTGTTCATACATACGAAGATATTTCGAGAGTTGTCCCAGTTCAGATGCGGATGTTGGATAACGTGATCGACCTCAATATATATCCAGTAAAACAAGCAGAACAGACCAATAAGCGCTATCGGGCTGTTGGACTTGGCACGAGCGGATACCACCAATACCTCGCTCAACACAAAATTATGTGGGAATCTGAGGAACATGTGGAAGAAGCAGACAAGCTGTTTGAGGAATTAGCATACCAAGCAATCAAATCATCGATGGAAATCGCTAAGGAAAAAGGACATTATCCATTGTTCTCTGGTAGTGAGTGGGAAACAGGAGAATATTTTGAGCGCCGTGGGTATCAATCGGATCGTTGGAAAGAATTACAACGAGATGTTGCCGAATTTGGTATGCGTAATGCTTGGGTTTTTGCCGTAGCCCCTACAGGCTCTACCAGCTTAATTGCCGGTTCAACTGCAGGAATTGATCCAGTTTACGCCAAGTATTTTGTAGAAGAGAAGCGCGGAGCTTCCATACCACAGACCGCACCGAACCTGTCTGCGGAAACTACTTGGTACTACAAAGAATCTCATTTGATTGATCAAACTTGGAGTATTCGTGCAGGCGGGAAGCGTCAACGTCATATTGACCAATCTCAGTCACTCAATTTATATATCACTCCAGAAACCAATTCTCGTGAGTTCTTGCAGCTATATATAGAAGCTTGGGAGAATGGTCTCAAAACCATCTATTATGTACGAAATCAATCGGTAGATGTGGAAGATTGTGTTAGCTGTTCTTCTTAA
- a CDS encoding ribonucleotide-diphosphate reductase subunit beta, which translates to MEKLERKKIFNEQGQRGTQRLINGNTTNLREWNRIKYDWAHKLYRTMLNNFWIPEEIPLASDAKEFKELSEEERRGFDKTIAFLNFLDSIQGENLPNINEYVTAPEVSSLLNIQAFQEEIHAQSYSYILDSVCSPETRDNIYDEWRTDERLLERNRFIADLYQQFVDQKDDRQFVRTCMANFLLESLYFYSGFSFFYALARQGKMTATATIIKYIQRDELTHVVLFQNMIKELRAENPDLFNAELTEELREMTRTAVEHEVRWGQYITNNQIPGINNDVLEKYIKFLANERLGRLNIPILYPEVTSHPMRWVESFSNLNATKTDFFEQKVTNYTKASSLNFDDL; encoded by the coding sequence TTGGAAAAGTTAGAGCGTAAAAAAATATTTAACGAGCAAGGGCAACGTGGAACCCAACGTCTGATCAATGGAAACACTACTAACTTACGTGAGTGGAACCGGATTAAATATGACTGGGCTCATAAATTGTACCGTACGATGCTAAACAACTTTTGGATTCCAGAGGAGATTCCGCTTGCATCCGATGCGAAGGAATTCAAAGAATTAAGTGAAGAAGAACGTCGTGGATTTGACAAAACCATTGCATTCTTGAACTTTTTGGATTCGATTCAAGGTGAGAATCTACCTAACATCAACGAATATGTAACAGCACCAGAAGTTTCCTCGTTGTTGAATATCCAAGCTTTCCAAGAAGAGATTCATGCTCAATCTTATAGCTATATCTTGGATAGTGTCTGTTCTCCAGAGACTCGTGATAACATCTATGATGAATGGCGTACTGATGAAAGGCTTTTAGAGCGGAATCGTTTTATTGCTGATTTGTATCAACAATTCGTTGACCAAAAAGACGATCGTCAATTTGTTCGTACCTGTATGGCAAACTTTTTATTGGAATCTCTCTATTTCTATAGTGGATTCTCATTCTTCTATGCACTGGCTCGTCAAGGAAAAATGACTGCTACGGCTACAATTATCAAATACATTCAACGTGATGAGCTAACTCATGTTGTTCTGTTCCAAAATATGATTAAAGAACTACGCGCGGAGAACCCAGACTTATTTAATGCGGAACTTACAGAGGAATTGCGCGAGATGACACGCACCGCAGTAGAGCACGAAGTACGTTGGGGTCAATATATTACCAATAACCAAATCCCAGGGATTAATAATGACGTATTGGAGAAATATATTAAGTTCTTGGCTAATGAACGTTTGGGTCGATTGAATATCCCCATCCTGTATCCAGAAGTAACTTCTCATCCGATGCGTTGGGTAGAAAGCTTCTCCAATCTCAATGCGACTAAGACAGACTTCTTTGAACAAAAAGTGACCAACTACACCAAAGCCAGCTCGCTCAACTTTGATGATCTATAA
- a CDS encoding pyrophosphohydrolase domain-containing protein: protein MNQAWKKVREFHDAFSITPKPDIPTLLPAQRVQKRAEWLEEEIQELRDAKSVEDQADAMIDTIYFALGTLVEMGVKPEELFEIVHQANMSKLWEDGKPRYRESDGKVIKPPTWQDPQPLLKEAIQKQMFQENNK, encoded by the coding sequence ATGAATCAAGCTTGGAAAAAAGTACGAGAGTTCCATGATGCGTTTTCTATTACTCCTAAGCCAGACATCCCGACTCTTCTGCCTGCACAGCGAGTTCAAAAACGGGCAGAGTGGTTGGAGGAGGAGATCCAAGAGCTGCGAGATGCCAAGTCGGTAGAAGACCAAGCAGATGCGATGATCGATACCATATACTTTGCCTTGGGTACCTTGGTGGAGATGGGTGTGAAGCCGGAGGAATTATTTGAGATTGTTCACCAGGCCAATATGAGTAAACTTTGGGAAGATGGAAAGCCGCGGTACCGAGAGTCTGATGGAAAAGTAATCAAACCTCCTACTTGGCAAGATCCTCAACCACTCCTAAAAGAGGCTATTCAAAAACAGATGTTTCAAGAAAATAATAAATAA